GCGATGTGTGCGAGCCGGAATGCCCTAATGATGCCATTTCGCAAGGTGAAGAAATTTACGAAATCAATCCAAATTTGTGTACACAATGTGTAGGCCATTACGATGAGCCTCAGTGCCAACAGGTATGCCCTGTCGACTGTATCTTGATCGATGAAGAACATCCTGAAACGCACGAAGAACTGATGGCTAAGTACGAAAAAATCATTCAGTTTAAATAAATAGTGTTTAAAAGCAAAAACTTGGATATTTTTAAAGAAATAAATGAAAAAAAATCTTGACGGAAATCTGAGTTACCAATAAACTAGCGTTCTCTTTTGGAGGGATTCCCGAGCGGTCAAAGGGGGCAGACTGTAAATCTGTTGCGCAAGCTTCGAAGGTTCGAATCCTTCTCCCTCCACCAAAAATTCTTACTTGGAGCAAAAAGTGAGTATGCGGGTGTAGCTCAATGGTAGAGCAGAAGCCTTCCAAGCTTACGGTGAGGGTTCGATTCCCTTCACCCGCTCCAAACTATTTTGCCCATGTAGCTCAGGGGTAGAGCACTCCCTTGGTAAGGGAGAGGTCGGCAGTTCAAATCTGCCCATGGGCACCATCTCATTATTACCCTTTATTTTCAAAAAGCTTAGATTATAGGATATTGCCATGGCTAAGGAAAAATTTGAACGTAGCAAACCGCACGTAAACGTTGGCACCATCGGTCACGTTGACCATGGTAAAACCACTCTGACTGCTGCTTTGACTACTATTTTGGCTAAAAAATTCGGTGGCGCTGCAAAAGCTTACGACCAAATCGACAACGCTCCTGAAGAAAAAGCTCGTGGTATTACCATTAATACCTCACACGTAGAATACGAAACTGAAACCCGTCACTACGCACACGTAGACTGCCCGGGCCACGCCGACTACGTTAAAAACATGATTACCGGTGCTGCCCAAATGGACGGCGCGATCTTGGTATGTTCCGCAGCTGACGGTCCTATGCCGCAAACCCGCGAACACATCCTGTTGGCTCGCCAAGTAGGTGTACCTTACATCATCGTATTCATGAACAAATGCGACATGGTAGACGATGCCGAGCTGTTGGAACTGGTTGAAATGGAAATTCGTGACTTGTTGTCAAGCTACGACTTCCCAGGCGACGACTGCCCAATCGTACAAGGTTCTGCACTGAAAGCTTTGGAAGGTGATGCTGCTTACGAAGAAAAAATCTTCGAATTGGCTGCTGCCTTGGACAGCTACATCCCAACACCTGAGCGTGCTGTGGACAAACCTTTCTTGTTGCCTATCGAAGACGTATTCTCTATCTCTGGTCGTGGTACAGTAGTAACCGGTCGCGTAGAGCGCGGTATCATCCACGTTGGTGACGAGATCGAAATCGTAGGTCTGAAAGAAACTCAAAAAACCACTTGTACCGGCGTTGAAATGTTCCGCAAACTGCTGGACGAAGGTCAAGCAGGTGACAACGTAGGCGTATTGCTGCGTGGTACTAAACGTGAAGACGTAGAGCGTGGTCAAGTATTGGCTAAACCAGGTACCATCACTCCTCACACCAAATTCAAAGCAGAAGTATACGTACTGAGCAAAGAAGAGGGTGGTCGTCACACTCCATTTTTCGCTAACTACCGTCCACAATTCTACTTCCGTACTACCGACGTAACTGGTGCAGTTACTTTGGAAGAAGGCGTAGAAATGGTAATGCCAGGTGAGAACGTAACCATTACTGTAGAACTGATTGCGCCAATCGCTATGGAAGAAGGTCTGCGCTTTGCGATTCGCGAAGGTGGCCGTACCGTAGGTGCGGGCGTGGTTTCTTCTGTAATCGCTTAAGTTTAGAGGCCAATAGCTCAATTGGTAGAGTATCGGTCTCCAAAACCGAGGGTTGGGGGTTCGAGACCCTCTTGGCCTGCCAAATAAAAAATTAACCGGCCTTGTGCCGGTTAATTTTTTTGTACTTAAGTTTTAAGATTATTTGGAATTAATTAATGGATCAATGCCACTATCTAAAATGAAGGCGGGTGGGGTGTTGATAAGTGAGTAAAGATGACAGAACATCCGTCTGGACGCAAAGAAGACCATCAGAAAAAGGAAGTTGTGGTAAGTAATAAGCCAGCTCCTGAAAAGAAAGAAGGTCTGTTTGCATATTTTAAGAGCTCTTGGACTGAGTTCAAGAAGGTAGTTTGGCCGAGTCGTGATGAAGCGGTCAAAATGACTGTATTTGTGATTATCTTCGTTGCAGTTTTAGCAGCCTTCATTTATGCGGCAGATACAATTATTTCATGGTTGTTTTTTGATGTTTTATTAAATAGGAAAGGGTAAAGATGTCAAAGCGTTGGTATGTGGTACAGGCCTATTCCGGTTTCGAGAA
This genomic interval from Neisseria flavescens contains the following:
- a CDS encoding YfhL family 4Fe-4S dicluster ferredoxin, coding for MSLFITDECINCDVCEPECPNDAISQGEEIYEINPNLCTQCVGHYDEPQCQQVCPVDCILIDEEHPETHEELMAKYEKIIQFK
- the tuf gene encoding elongation factor Tu, whose product is MAKEKFERSKPHVNVGTIGHVDHGKTTLTAALTTILAKKFGGAAKAYDQIDNAPEEKARGITINTSHVEYETETRHYAHVDCPGHADYVKNMITGAAQMDGAILVCSAADGPMPQTREHILLARQVGVPYIIVFMNKCDMVDDAELLELVEMEIRDLLSSYDFPGDDCPIVQGSALKALEGDAAYEEKIFELAAALDSYIPTPERAVDKPFLLPIEDVFSISGRGTVVTGRVERGIIHVGDEIEIVGLKETQKTTCTGVEMFRKLLDEGQAGDNVGVLLRGTKREDVERGQVLAKPGTITPHTKFKAEVYVLSKEEGGRHTPFFANYRPQFYFRTTDVTGAVTLEEGVEMVMPGENVTITVELIAPIAMEEGLRFAIREGGRTVGAGVVSSVIA
- the secE gene encoding preprotein translocase subunit SecE gives rise to the protein MTEHPSGRKEDHQKKEVVVSNKPAPEKKEGLFAYFKSSWTEFKKVVWPSRDEAVKMTVFVIIFVAVLAAFIYAADTIISWLFFDVLLNRKG